From a single Nostoc sp. MS1 genomic region:
- a CDS encoding homospermidine biosynthesis protein — protein sequence MTKHLGKKIAPIPMSSDISVVDLIDNYFTAYNSARLREASQLLARDVMKEGVTVGVSLSGAMTPAGFGVSALAPLIRNGFIDWMISTGANLYHDMHYGLGFELFAGNPFLDDVKLRQEGTIRIYDIIFGYDVLLETDAFIRKILQAEPFQKRMGTAEFHYLLGKYVREVEKQVGVKNSCLLATAYEYGVPIYTSSPGDSSIGMNVAALALEGSQLILDPSIDVNETAAIAYNAREGEGRSAAVILGGGSPKNFLLQTQPQIHEVLGLEERGHDFFVQFTDARPDTGGLSGATPSEAVSWGKIDPEELPSTIVCYTDSTIALPLVTAYLLNQCPPRPVKRLYDRREELYDKLRSDYLAAKNQPVEEIPAAVAGDASGGAATYPCGRLIPNT from the coding sequence ATGACAAAACATTTGGGTAAGAAAATTGCACCTATACCGATGTCATCTGATATCAGTGTGGTGGATTTGATTGATAATTACTTCACCGCTTATAATTCGGCGCGTTTACGGGAAGCCAGTCAATTGTTGGCGCGTGATGTAATGAAAGAGGGTGTTACTGTCGGTGTGAGTCTTTCTGGCGCGATGACACCGGCTGGTTTTGGTGTATCTGCACTTGCGCCTCTAATTCGCAACGGCTTTATTGACTGGATGATTAGTACTGGTGCGAATTTATATCATGATATGCACTATGGTTTGGGTTTTGAGTTGTTTGCAGGAAACCCATTTTTAGATGATGTCAAGCTGCGCCAAGAAGGGACTATCAGAATTTATGACATCATCTTTGGTTATGATGTCTTACTAGAAACCGACGCTTTTATCCGCAAGATTTTACAAGCAGAACCTTTCCAAAAGCGCATGGGAACGGCTGAGTTTCATTACTTATTGGGTAAGTATGTGCGAGAAGTTGAGAAGCAAGTTGGGGTAAAAAATTCCTGTTTGCTGGCTACAGCTTATGAGTATGGCGTACCCATCTATACATCATCCCCTGGTGACAGTTCCATTGGGATGAACGTTGCAGCTTTGGCGTTGGAAGGTTCACAGTTAATATTAGATCCGTCAATTGATGTGAATGAAACAGCTGCGATCGCCTACAATGCTAGAGAAGGAGAAGGAAGGAGTGCAGCTGTAATTCTCGGCGGTGGTAGTCCCAAGAACTTCTTGCTACAAACTCAACCGCAGATTCACGAAGTTTTAGGATTAGAAGAACGCGGACATGATTTCTTCGTCCAATTTACCGATGCGCGTCCTGATACTGGCGGTTTATCTGGCGCGACACCATCAGAAGCCGTAAGCTGGGGTAAGATTGACCCAGAAGAATTACCCAGCACTATTGTTTGTTATACAGATAGCACGATCGCCTTACCTTTAGTAACAGCATACCTACTCAACCAATGTCCACCCCGTCCTGTGAAGCGTTTGTATGACAGACGTGAGGAATTATACGACAAACTCCGCAGCGACTATTTAGCGGCTAAGAACCAACCAGTAGAGGAAATCCCGGCTGCTGTGGCTGGAGATGCTTCTGGTGGTGCTGCAACTTATCCTTGCGGTAGGTTGATTCCCAATACGTAA
- a CDS encoding O-acetyl-ADP-ribose deacetylase, protein MSNQITLENIDNVLKFSTLFSSQDCHLYDIQTEPLTLEPYAYSQEFKRFIDAIYAENFIIPFDWISWQQEANRFEANPELINLADISTIQKLFTSHVRQERFCSGRLAQLINNGHFLTILQRLQAIRADFILENTEKSQPKNIMQRIKIIQGDITQLQVDATVNAANSSLLGGGGVDGAIHRAAGRELLVECRQLGGCETGEAKITKGYNLPAKWVIHTVGPVWEGGNQNEDVLLANCYANSLALAVQYQIKTIAFPAISTGVYSFPMERACKIAVTTVTKFLENPNSLEQVIFVCFGQSAYNSYTQAMREVAET, encoded by the coding sequence ATGTCAAATCAAATAACACTAGAAAATATTGATAATGTACTTAAATTTTCAACATTATTTTCCAGTCAAGATTGCCACTTATATGACATACAAACTGAGCCTTTAACTTTAGAACCTTATGCCTATTCTCAAGAATTTAAGCGATTCATTGACGCAATCTACGCAGAAAACTTTATTATTCCCTTTGACTGGATAAGTTGGCAGCAAGAAGCTAACCGTTTTGAAGCTAATCCAGAACTCATAAATTTAGCTGATATTTCTACAATACAGAAATTATTTACTAGTCACGTTCGTCAAGAACGTTTTTGTAGTGGTCGTTTAGCACAGTTGATAAATAATGGTCATTTCTTGACAATATTGCAGCGATTACAAGCAATTCGTGCTGATTTTATTTTAGAAAATACAGAAAAATCTCAACCCAAAAATATTATGCAGCGAATAAAAATTATTCAAGGTGATATTACTCAGTTACAAGTTGATGCAACTGTGAATGCTGCTAACAGTTCCTTACTTGGTGGTGGTGGTGTTGATGGTGCAATTCATCGTGCAGCAGGTAGAGAACTATTAGTAGAATGTCGGCAATTAGGGGGTTGTGAAACTGGCGAAGCGAAAATTACCAAAGGCTATAATCTCCCTGCTAAATGGGTAATTCATACCGTCGGGCCTGTATGGGAAGGCGGTAATCAAAACGAAGATGTACTACTTGCTAACTGCTATGCCAATAGTTTAGCCTTAGCGGTACAGTATCAAATTAAAACTATTGCGTTCCCAGCTATTAGTACAGGTGTTTATAGTTTCCCAATGGAACGCGCTTGTAAAATTGCCGTTACTACAGTTACCAAGTTTTTAGAGAACCCTAACTCCCTGGAACAAGTAATTTTCGTGTGTTTTGGACAAAGCGCCTACAATTCTTATACCCAAGCAATGCGAGAAGTTGCTGAAACATAG